One window of the Scyliorhinus canicula chromosome 25, sScyCan1.1, whole genome shotgun sequence genome contains the following:
- the trir gene encoding telomerase RNA component interacting RNase, with amino-acid sequence MADRRRSREVSGSSETDGGGGGPESKGVNAFANDGSFMALFKKKMEEEEKRLRGDGAAAPSGGDVDNGGKRSVAAGQEQNAETQSDRKKSVMNIVGKRRGGAKLALKTGMVAKKHKAEEEAEARGGDAWAKYMAEVKKYKAHQCSDDDKTRPLVK; translated from the exons aTGGCGGACAGGCGGAGGAGCCGCGAAGTTTCTGGAAGCTCGGAGACggatggcggcggcggcggcccggAGAGCAAAGGGGTGAACGCCTTCGCCAACGACGGCAGTTTCATGGCGCTTTTCAAGaagaagatggaggaggaggagaagaggctgaggggcgacggGGCAGCCGCGCCGAGCGGCGGGGATGTGGACAATGGAGGCAAGAGGAGTGTGGCCGCTGGCCAGGAGCAAAATGCTGAGACCCAGAGCGACAGGAAGAAAAGCGTGATGAATATT GTGGGAAAGCGGCGAGGTGGGGCAAAGCTAGCCCTCAAGACTGGAATGGTAGCCAAGAAACACAAGGCTGAGGAAGAG GCTGAGGCGCGTGGAGGAGACGCATGGGCCAAATACATGGCAGAGGTGAAGAAGTACAAAGCACATCAGTGCAGTGACGACGACAAAACCCGGCCTCTTGTTAAATAG